The genomic DNA TTAGGATTTTCCGTTAAACTCCTCGACACAAGTCGGGTAGCGATAAGTATCACAACGTTGAAGGTGAAgatgggttttttttttttctccctcttTTTGTGTTGACAGGAGGTTTCTGCAAGGGCTGCTGAAGTATGGGAAAGGGGACTGGAGGAACATATCAAGGAATTACGTGGTCTCAAAGACACCAACTCAAGTGGCAAGCCATGCTCAGAAGTACTTCATCAGGCAGCAGCTCTCTTCGAATTCTAATTCCAAGGACAACCGCCGAAGGCCCAGCATCCACGACATCACGACCCGCAACCTCACTGACTCTTCCCTTCCATTATCCGAGAACAACCTCGACATCATCGCCAACGACTGTAACAATTCCTCTTCCACTAGACCGTTGTCAGAGCAGAAGCCGAACTTTTGCTCGACCAGGCCCTCATCAGGCTTGTGTGACGTCGCTCCTAGCGGGCTCAGACTGCAAGAGAAAGATCTTCGCCTTGGCGCTTTCCGCGGGTTTGGCATCAAACCGTCGAGCAATCCGCTGTTTGAGGTCCAGTCCACCATGTACAGAATCTATGGATGAAAGGACATGTTTCTGAACAGGAAAAATGTGCTATCATTACAACGGAAAGATCTTCCCTGCAGTTGGTGCAGTCGTGTCTACGTTGCAGACAGTAATTGTCTGTCATTCACAAGTAGTTGTTGGGGAATAACAAGCAATTATTGTCTACAACATAGGCACAACGGTCCTAACTGCAGAAAAATTCCACCCGATTCGACAATGCGTCGTAGATTTTACATGGGTCTTAATTTAGTACAACTGATTTTGGGT from Punica granatum isolate Tunisia-2019 chromosome 2, ASM765513v2, whole genome shotgun sequence includes the following:
- the LOC116195127 gene encoding transcription factor DIVARICATA-like; translated protein: MELETFFQNTHFSINSGDWLLTPSTRWTREENKQFERALAVFDKETPDRWVNIALMIPGKSPLDVMTKYRELEEDLIEIEAGRVPIPWYFGPSLTLEGRDYDGLRKKGSAAGRVSDQERKKGIPWTEEEHRRFLQGLLKYGKGDWRNISRNYVVSKTPTQVASHAQKYFIRQQLSSNSNSKDNRRRPSIHDITTRNLTDSSLPLSENNLDIIANDCNNSSSTRPLSEQKPNFCSTRPSSGLCDVAPSGLRLQEKDLRLGAFRGFGIKPSSNPLFEVQSTMYRIYG